One segment of Brassica napus cultivar Da-Ae chromosome C3, Da-Ae, whole genome shotgun sequence DNA contains the following:
- the LOC106430339 gene encoding uncharacterized protein LOC106430339, whose protein sequence is MSKIANLDFSALKSNGDNYLEWALDAKIMLRSKDLGDTITKDNNSSDKDKYRAIYMIRHHLQENLKTQYMTMENPYDLWIALQRRYDHQKTVLLPKAQYDWKHIRFLDYKSVDEYNSVLFRIVSLLRLCGEKVTEEEMLNKTLSTFPQTNMVLQQQYRERNFATYTELIECLLLAEANNELLLKNSEMRPPGTAPLPDISKLAIEPKKESNLVQHNDHPGPNRGRSQGRGRGSFKAHGRGRGRGTTPGFSRGRGRGRSVSFKPQIKADRCHRCGMGNHWAKNCRTPKHLCELYMESLKRNPEANMVRDPGYDGDDDDDLEDVQDHQHESDKVDHMEFETSDILK, encoded by the coding sequence atGTCAAAGATTGCGAATCTTGATTTCAGTGCTTTGAAAAGCAATGGTGACAACTACCTGGAATGGGCGCTTGATGCAAAGATCATGCTGCGATCAAAAGATCTTGGTGACACAATCACCAAAGACAACAATTCCAGTGACAAAGACAAGTATAGAGCTATCTACATGATACGCCACCATCTCCAAGAGAACTTGAAAACTCAGTACATGACCATGGAAAATCCATATGACCTTTGGATCGCTTTACAGCGAAGATATgaccaccagaaaacggtgttgcttccaaaggctcaATATGATTGGAAACACATAAGGTTCTTGGACTACAAATCAGTAGACGAGTACAACTCAGTCCTGTTCAGAATTGTGTCCTTGTTAAGGTTATGTGGTGAAAAAGTAACCGAGGAAGAGATGCTTAATAAAACTCTCTCCACGTTTCCTCAAACCAACATGGTATTGCAACAGCAGTACAGAGAGAGGAATTTCGCCACATATACTGAGTTGATAGAATGTCTCTTGTTGGCTGAAGCTAACAACGAACTGTTATTgaaaaacagtgagatgagacctcctGGTACAGCTCCATTACCCGACATCTCTAAGCTGGCTATAGAGCCAAAGAAAGAGAGTAACCTTGTCCAACACAATGACCATCCCGGTCCAAACCGTGGAAGAAGTCAAGGACGAGGTCGTGGTTCTTTTAAAGCACACGGGCGAGGACGTGGTCGCGGTACCACACCCGGCTTTAGCCGTGGTCGTGGCCGAGGCCGTAGTGTGTCTTTTAAACCACAGATCAAAGCTGATCGATGCCACAGATGTGGTATGGGTAATCATTGGGCAAAGAATTGCCGAACTCCTAAGCATTTGTGTGAGCTTTACATGGAGAGCTTAAAAAGAAACCCGGAAGCTAACATGGTTCGAGACCCGGGatatgatggtgatgatgatgatgacttggAAGACGTCCAGGATCACCAGCACGAGTCAGACAAAGTTGATCACATGGAGTTTGAAACTTCAGACATACTGAAATAA